The Deinococcus aerophilus DNA window CTGGAAACCCTGCCCAGCGGCAGCCGGCTGGCCCTGACCCTGCGCACGGGCCTCGAGAGCCGGAGTGCCGAGCTGCAGACCCCGCAGCCGTTTGCGCCTCTGCCCTTCGCAGAAACCTGCCTGACACAGACGGTGGCCAGCGCGCAGCGCGACCGACTGCTGACCCTCAGCGAGTGCGGCGGTGGCCCGCAACAGCTGGCCCTGTACCGCAATGACGGCACGCTGGTCTGGACGGCCCGGCTGCCCACCGCCCTGCCTCCCACTCCCGGTCAGGACACGCCGCCGCTGCGGCTGGCGGTGCGCGGAAACGTGGGCGTGGTCGCGCGGCCCCGGGTCGGTGGCGGCAGCGAGGTGATGCGGGCCGCGCCCCAGAACCTCGGCGACCCGGTGGCGGTGGTCAGCACGCCGCTGCCCACTGCGGCCATCCGCGACCTCGCTCCCTACGGGGCCGAGGTGCTGGCCGCCACCGACAGCGGCGTGCAGCGGCTGCGCGACACCGGCGAACCCGACGGCACCGCCCTGCCGGCCTTCGGTACCTCTCGCTTTGACCGGCTGTGGAGCGGCGGCGTGGGCAACCGGACCCTGCTCGCGGCGTGGCGCAGCAACATCCCGACCGGCCTGGGCGCGCAGCCGCTGCTGCTGTGGGACGGCTCGGCCAGCCGGACGGCAAGCACGGTGGCCTTGCTCAGTGACCTGCGTGACGTGACCCTGGCACTGGACGGCAACCTGTACGCCCTGACGGCCACCACCCTGATCCGTTACGACACCGTGTTCGGGCTGCAGCAGAACAACTGGAGGCCCCGCACCCTGCTGGGCACCCTGAACGACGCCCGCGCCGTGACTTGGCTGGTGCCCTGACCCGCCGCGTGGGGCACGGCCGGCAGGAAGAAACGCGGCAGGCAGGAGAGTGGTTGCTCTAAGCTCTGCGCATGCCTGCCACCCCACCAGGGCTTCCCGAATTCCGGGTGCGCGCCGTGACCGATCCCGCCGACCCGGCACTGGCGGCCTTTGGCATCCTGCAAAACCGGGTGTACTTCGAGCCGCACAACCTGATTCCCGCGACGTACATCGGGGCGCTTTTGCGGGAGTCCCCGGGCGAGGCCACGGAGCGCCACAACACCCTGCTTGTCGCCGAGGACCGGGCGGGGGGGCTGCTGGGGGGCACCTTCTTTCACTTTTTGTCTGCGGTCCGGACCGGGTTTTCCAGCTTTCTGGGAGTGGACGGCGCGGCGCGCGGCCAGGGCGTGGCCCGCACGTTGCATAACGCCCGTTGGACGGCCCTGATGGAGCAGTCCGGCGGAACGTGCCGGGGGCTGTTCATAGATGTGGTCAGCCCGGGCCGGCTCTCGGCCGGACAGCGGGCGGCCGAGGCCCGGGTGGGCAGCGACCCGCTGGCGCGGCGCCGGGCCTTCGGGGCGCTGGGGTTTGCCACCGTGGACGTGCGCTACGAGCAGCCGGTGGGCGGCCCGGACGGCGGCCCCGTGACCGACCTGGATCTGCTGTACTTCGCGCCCGGCGCCCCGGCCCGGGTGCCCGCACAGCTGGTCGCCGACACCATGTGCGCCTACTGGACTCCCTGGCTGGGCGCGGCGCGGGCCGAGCGGGAGGCCGGGCGGCTGCGTGAGCGGGCGGGCGGGCCAGAGGTGGCCTTGTTGCCTGCCGGGCAGTCGCCGGAGGGGTAAGCGGGCGGTCCTCGGAGGTGCTGGACCGGTGGGCTGGTATAGGGAAGGGGAGACAGCATGATCAGGGAGGGACATGGTCGCCCCTCACCGCCGGATTCGCCTCGGTTGCCCCGGGCCCTCCTCGGGTGGCCCACCCCGGAGCAGCGAGAGCAGCAGCAGGGGCAGGGCGCCCCGCACCCCCAGCGGCGGGGCCGTGCCCCGGACAAGCAGCGCCACCACCGCGCCGGAACCGCCATGCAGCCCCAGCCCCGCGCGGGTGCCGCGGGCCAGGCCGTCGTGCCAGCGGACCGCGCCGCCCGGCCCGGCCGAGATCAGCCAGCCGGGGGCCACGCCGCTGAGGTGGGCCGGCAGCCCCGCCGGGTGCAGCACGGGGGGTGGGCGGCCCTGCAGGGTCGCCTCTCCAAAGGTGAGCAGGTCCGCCGCCGCGCCGAACAGCCCGCCCGCTCCGGCCAGCGGCCCGAAGCCGGTGACCGTGGTCCCGCCCAGCACGCCCGAGGGCCGCACCACCCCGTGCGCCGGACGCAATGTCACGCCCAGGCCCAGCGGTCCGGTCACCCAGTCCTCCAGCGCCCGCCCGAAGCCGGCCGCGCTGACCTCCTGGTCCGCGGCGCCGGCCAGCGCCAGGGCGAGCAGACCGGCGCCCAGGTTGGAATACGCGAACCGTGGAGCTGGCCCGGGCCGCGTCCAGCGCCGGGCGCTGGCGATCACGTCCGCTGCGCTCATGCCGCCGTAAGGGTCGTGAAAGCGCGTGAACACCGTGATGGCGGCCCGCGCCGGATGCATCGGCAGCCCGGCGGTGTGGGTCGCGAGTGCCAGTGGCGTGAGCTGCGGGGGCAGGCGGCGAAACGCTCCGCCCAGGGCAGCCAGCGGACGATCCCAGTCCAGCCGGCCGGCACCCACCAGTTCACCGGCCAGCGCCGCCGTGAAGGGTTTGCTCACGCTCGCCAGCTCGAACACCCCCTCTGTGGCGACTCCACCCAGGGGCACCATCAGCCGCCGCCCCCCGCGCGAGACGGCCAGGACTCCGCCGCGCCGGAACACGGCGCGGGTCAGGGCCAGAAGCGGGCGGGCGTCCGTCTCCAGCACCTCGGATGCCTGGGCCAGGGCCACCTTCACGGGGTCGCGGCGGAACATGGGGGCAGGGTAGCCCACACCCGGGTTGCCCATCTGGGCAGCGGGTTCAAGGCCTGGGCCGAGACGGAGCGGGCCGTGCGATACACCCAGGCCCGGCACGGCTCAGGCGTCCGCCGTTCCGGGCAGCGGGACGCGGCCCCCGGGGGCCACAGTCGCCCGTTCCCGGGGGTGCGCCGGCCGCTGCTACCCTCTGGTCATGTCTTCTTCGACCAGAGCCCCGCGGGCCGAACGTCAGCCGATCACCCATTCGATCCACGGCGAGGACCGCCCGGACGACTACCACTGGTTCAAGACGCGGGGCAAGGCCGACGCCGGGGTGCTGGCCTATCTGGAAGCCGAGAACGCCCACCTGGACATGGTGCTTTCTCCGCTGCGTGCCACCCAGCAGGTGATCTATGACGAACTGCTCTCGCACCTGCAGGAAGATGACGAGCAGCCGCCGGTGCGTGAGGGAGAGTGGCTGTATTTCACCCGCGTACAAC harbors:
- a CDS encoding GNAT family N-acetyltransferase, with the protein product MPATPPGLPEFRVRAVTDPADPALAAFGILQNRVYFEPHNLIPATYIGALLRESPGEATERHNTLLVAEDRAGGLLGGTFFHFLSAVRTGFSSFLGVDGAARGQGVARTLHNARWTALMEQSGGTCRGLFIDVVSPGRLSAGQRAAEARVGSDPLARRRAFGALGFATVDVRYEQPVGGPDGGPVTDLDLLYFAPGAPARVPAQLVADTMCAYWTPWLGAARAEREAGRLRERAGGPEVALLPAGQSPEG
- a CDS encoding serine hydrolase — protein: MFRRDPVKVALAQASEVLETDARPLLALTRAVFRRGGVLAVSRGGRRLMVPLGGVATEGVFELASVSKPFTAALAGELVGAGRLDWDRPLAALGGAFRRLPPQLTPLALATHTAGLPMHPARAAITVFTRFHDPYGGMSAADVIASARRWTRPGPAPRFAYSNLGAGLLALALAGAADQEVSAAGFGRALEDWVTGPLGLGVTLRPAHGVVRPSGVLGGTTVTGFGPLAGAGGLFGAAADLLTFGEATLQGRPPPVLHPAGLPAHLSGVAPGWLISAGPGGAVRWHDGLARGTRAGLGLHGGSGAVVALLVRGTAPPLGVRGALPLLLLSLLRGGPPEEGPGQPRRIRR